The genome window GGGCaaccccagccaagttggtcaagCAGTTGACTCGGTAACTACAAGGTTATAAGTTTAACTTCCGGCAGGAGCGACCTATTGGCCTCCTTAATTTGTGGTTTGCCGGCTAGGTGGGTTTATTCGGTGCACACCCTCGGGTTGTGGTTGCGAACAGGAGTAGCAGGAAAGCTAAAAGAATGAATACACTCACACATCATCATATTTTTAAGAAATGTGTGAACATATAAACCTACTCAACATGTCATATCTACTACAACCAGGTGCCCAGAGACCTATGAATGTTATTGAATAATCAGCATCCCTAGTTCAATATTTTACTCATTCTTAATACCTAATTCAGAGACATATCTATCACCTGGAATTCAATTCAATGCTGCAAATACGAAATTTCATTGTTTACCAAGATAAAATGAATtcaattgcaacttcaaaaactACCAACAATCAAATGGCACAATACAAAACACAGACGCACAATTATACTGCAAGTAATCATTGCAAAGCCAGAAACTTTTTCAAAGAAATAGCATAATAAATTTCCGTTCTTGATTTCAATTAGAGGTATGAAGAacctatatatacattcaatcTCGAAAGCATCGTATATACCAGAATTCCGAACGCCGTCAAGCAGttttagaaaaattgaaaacccTAAATATTAAGGAAATCCAAAACTCAAGAGCAGCTTAGCAAAAACTTACCAAATTTTCACAGGAAAACAAAGAATTCAGTGCAGAGCTGTtggagagaaaaaaatttgGACCATTTCTCGATTTGTGCGTGTCATCCTTGCGCAGGGGCCATGCTAATCTTCTCTGTATCGTTCCAATTTTATCGGATGTCCCCGAAGGGACGCTCTTATGCCTCCATGACGGAGTATTTGTACTGAAAACAAGTTGTTTCATCTGTCGATGTGGGAAAGATGCCGACTAAAAAGCAACAAAATGTAAAGGACAATCTTAAAACGGCCCGTTAAGTCATAAAGGCCCATCCCAGCATTATTTCTGTTCCAAAATCTaatctaatacggagtaatagtaAAACTTGAATACGGTAATTATATTCACTCAATACGGAGACTCAAATCTAGCCATCCATATAAGAGTGTAACTTGGTGTCACTAAATCACAACGTCTTGGCATATATGTGCAGTATTCTAAACATACGAAATTgtagaattttattttacttgttgcttgaataataaaattcttatttattttatttacgtAATAAATTGATAAACGTACTATATATCCAACATTTAAACATACAGTATATTcttttataaagaaaaagtGAACTATCTTGCAAggttaatttaaataattttctcaTTATATTGAGGTATAATGTGTCTTGATTGGCTTAGCTAATCATATAGTACTAGTTTTAGTTCTTAATTGTTACGAATAGGGTTAATTTTCTCATTATATTGAGGTATAATGTGTCTTGATTGGCTTAGCTAATCATATAGTACTAGTTTTAGTTCTTAATTGTTACGAATAGGGTGTTTAAGAGAATAAATAATCAGTGTGGCAAAAATCCCGCTTAGGCATTAGGCACCGCCTGACCGTCTAGCGTATCACCAAAATTTGTAGTCTAGGCAGCCGACTAGGCGCTGACTGCCTAAGCCTCCTTAGCACCGACTAAGCcacctaggcaccgactagaccATTTATTAatcggccgattagctattgttctccTTTTTTAAATGGATTATTTCGctaaaggccttgtggtcaagcggcatgaagtgattctcctaAGTTGGAgttcatgggttcgagccttagtgtgggcaatgttgactttgttgggcttcagtaggttgagaaagtatatggacagatactacatgtaacagggtcaatagtattccaaaagaaaaaaggattatttcattcaaaacaatattgttttgaggtaaataaccttaaattgttcaaattgtagatattttttaggtcaatatttaatattttaatattaactattaaagtattaaatagtttataattattaagtttttaaaaaattaaaaattttaaacacaatttaaaagaataaaaaaaaaatacaccggtacctaggcgctccccgagcgcctatctagcaattttttcaaccatgtaaATAATACATAATTGCGTTTTACTATCAAACTAGTAAGTTGCCCGTGCGCTGCACGGTAtgaaaattgttaaatttattgtCAAATTTGAAGGAAGttagaaaaaagaataaattatatTGCAATTGATAATGCAACAAAAAGAAGAGATTTGTTAttattacaataaaataaataagaaaattacaaattattacaataaaaattgaaaattacaaattattaaagacTTCATGATATACAACATTAATAGTTGTTGTAGAACTTGTCCTTGAGTCattcacaattaaaatttttaaaccaTCGGGATTGTTAATTCGAGATGCAGCAACGTAAAACTGGCCATGTACAAAAACCGATTTCTTTAGTAACAATCCTACATGTGACAAAGTTTGGCCCTGACTTTTGTTAATGGTCATTGCATATGATAACATCAATGGAAATTGTTTTCGTTGAAACTTGAAGGGCAACCTTGGGTCGGATGGTGACATTGACATTCTTAGAATCAAAACTTTTGTTCCTTTGTTAGCACCAGTCATTATCTCGGCCTCAATAATACGGTCAGCTAACTTGGTGATTATCAGTCTAGTACCATTACACAAACCAATACTATGGTCAATATTCCTCATCAACATAACTGGCGACCCAATTTTCAAAGTCAATGTATGGTTTGGTAAACCTGACACTCTAATACCGTTCAAGAATTCCGGAGTATGTACATCACCAAGTATACCATTATCTGCATCGGCTTTGCAAACATTGTCACAACTAAAGTATGTTCTGCTCTCAGAAGTATGCAATGcactcatatattcatttacCTGATTGACCACATCTAGTGTTGGTGTTAGTATTGCACGGCCTTCCAAAAAAGTATGATTAGAATTCCCATTAACAAACATCGGAAATGTACTTTTCACAATTGTTGAAATATGATCCCCATTAGACGGTAAAAGCATGTTCTTTGGGATTTCTACTTCTGCATATCCATCATTTGTTCCACCAGTCTTTCCATCTCCGACATCAGCAATCCAATTAGCAAAGTCTTCTAGCTTTTGTTTATCAACCCCATGAGTAACAGAGTTTAGACGTAGGTTTTTTGTAAGCTTTAAAACTTTGCAACTATTCCACAGATAAGATGAGTTAACCGCTGCAGACACAATATCTTGTCTTGTACCCTTAGGCACAACTGGAAGTATTTGCCTGAAATCCCCACCTAGCACGACTGTTTTTCCACCAAATGTCTTTGACAAACTATTTGGGTCAACAAATCGCAACAAATCTCTCATAGTTCGATCTAACGCTTCAAAGCAGTGTTTGTGCATCATgggtgcttcatcccaaataATTAAGCTCGTCTTTATCAACAATTCTGCTAAATGGCTACCTTGTTTAATATTACATGTTGAATCTTCATTGATTGCAATTGGTATTGCAAATCTTGAGTGAGCAGTTCGTCCACCTAGTAGCAACAAAGAAGCTATGCCACTTGACGCAACATTTAAAACAATTTGCCTTTTAGCACGCAATGTCGATGGCAATGCTCTCCATAAGAAAGTTTTTCCAGTTCCACCATAcccataaacaaaaaataaaccaCCTAGATTACATGAAATGTCTTCAAGCACTGTATTGTATATAACTCTTTGCTCATCAGTTAGTTTAGAAACCAAATTTTTCGCTTCTTGTTTTAAGACATCACAATCATAAGATAACTCCTCAAAAAGCAATATGTTACTAACCAACCTAGAGTTACCCATGCTTGGAATTGGCATTTATGGAAAGTCTTTTAAGGACTTATTTTGTAATTCTAAAATCTTTTCTAACTCAATCAGACCCATGtttctcttctcttcatctGTTAGTACCAAATCTGTGaaagtaacaaaaaaataataaaataatataacatGAACATTTATTAACAATTGAAGAGAATATATTTGAACTTTTACCTGGTTGTTGTAAGATTCTTCTTTGATTATGTTGAACATCTTCACACAAATGTTTCCAAACCTCATTCCAAACATTTTTCGGTCTAATTATGCTACTTGAAGTCAGTAGCATCACAAAGAGCTTCCTTATCGAATGAGTTGTTGACCAATAGCTGGCTTCATTTATAGCATCAATGTACTCTCTATCATCATCTAGTAAACCATGAGCATAACAGGCATCCCGAAAGGTCATGTACTCTACACCGTTCAAAGTCCTAATATCTTTAAAACTTGTAGGGTCACGAACTATGTTCAGTAAGCaccttaaataataaatttcgcCTGATGCTGGTGGGACATAGAAGATACGACCCACTAAGAAGCCTTTTTTTCTCGGTTGCCATTCATGAATGTCCTTTTTCCATACAAATTTCATAGGCATCTCAATGTAAGTTAGCATCTTAGCTTCTGGGTACTTTGTGTTTGCTATAAACCACCCATTAAACATACTTTGTCCAACAGTCTCCCTATTTAAAACATGGTCAATTCTATCATCATCTTGGAAGATCACTGATTGACAATCAGGAAGGTGGAAACTCAACCTCTCAACTGGTGGTGTTCTGTATTGAACTTCAAAATTTAATAAGCGCCACGTTGCCTCGCATGCTGAAATGTATCGGCAGTCATAATGCATGTTAATCTCATCAACCAATTCCTTACCGATATCATCAACAGTGGTTTTATAAAATTCTGCAGTCACCCGGTCATTGCCTTTGTTAACATACTTGAATAAGTATTTTATAGACCGCGACGGGTTACaccactccacattgcaatggGCTTTGAACCTCAAGAGTAGATACCGATTGTGTGAAACAATATAACGGTTATCCAACTCTATTCCGTTTTTCTTTACCGTTCGACCATCATCCCTTCTCCGGTACAACGGATACCCATCTTGGTCAAATTGGGATtcattaatgattttttttttgggaaattgCTTTGAAAACTTGTTATTTACCATGCACGGTGAATTCCTTTTTGCATGACCGCACGGACCATGGACCATAAATTCTTCAACTGCTTGATAATATTCCATGTCCCTGTGTTTATCTGGGATTTCAGTTGAAATTATTGAGTCCATGAAAGACGGGTTGGAGAACTCTTGTTTTCTTTCTAGGAATAGTAATATGTGAGCATGCGGCAACCCTCGTTTTTGGAACTCTATTGTATATATAACTGTAGAAGAAAAATGAATAATTAGACTTCATTAAGAAATATAGTAAATATAGTGACCAAAACAAAATCTACAACTACAAAACTTACCTGCTTTAACGCGACAAAAAATTCTCCCTTTTTTTTATAACTCTTTTATCAAAGAATccaatttcattttgaaaacacgACACACAATGTCTGGTCGATCTCCAGCTTTCAAGTTTCTTTTTTCAACAAACCGTTGGATCTCAAGCCATTTTGGATTACATGTAAATGTAATGAAAAGGTTTGGGTAACCAACAAACCGACAAATAGCCATTGCATCTTGATAATTCTGTATCATGTACCGTGCTCTGCCTGTAAAACTTGAGGGtaatattattcttttcccTTGGGAGCTAGGTTCAACTTCACCTCGCGTCAAGGCATCGGAAAGTCCTTTGTATGCCTCACATCTCAAAGCTTTTTGATTTGACCTTATGTAAATAAGCCTAGAAGATTCTATCATTGTGTACGCATCAACTAAGAATTGTTCGAACAGCCTCCTAGCATATATTAAAGTTGAGATCTCATCCAACCTTTCATGGATACGGAAAGCAAAATACTCCCTTTGTGAAACATTCTTTCTTGCGAAAGTATTTGCAGCAACATTTCTTGAGAAAAGTATATCCTCCCTAAAGCCATCTTCACCATATGGGAATAAAATTGGATATTGCAATGGCAAATATGATGGGTTTAATTCACTTATTCTTTTTAGTACTCTAGATGTACTCTCTACCAAAATGTCACGTTCACCCATGGTAGGGTCTAGGTCTCCAACAATGAGAGCTGCCACTTCTGAAGCATTTGGTAATGAATAAGTTCTTGCATCTGTTGTCCTTTTACCAATAAGCCTCATTTTAATTTCACCTTGTGGGTTGGAATGAATAAATGACTTTGCCATACGGAAAGACTTAACCAAAACATTATAAGAATCCAAAACATCTTTAATGTCATTAACTACTTCAACATGTAGATTCATTTTATCGTTTTCAGCCCtataagaattaaaattataatcatTAGTGAACTATTGTTGTAATATATcgttaaattataaaataaaaaaaaagtaagttaGCCATAAACATTATACCTAACAGAGTTGATACGATTTTGGATTTCGTTTTCCGTATCATGAATATAAAGTTGTGCAAACTCTGGTTGAACACATTTGTTGGTAATAAGCTTCCAATGCGATAGAAATTTTGACCATTTATACGAAATATAGGTGGTGCTGAACCATTGTTAATCGTCCTATCAATCTTACCACCCATTGATGTGAAGCAAAACATGTTGTTGTATGACCTTATATTTTGCAAGAAACATTTGTTCCTATCACTTGTAACAAAAAAAGATCATATAACTTCGTGGGAGGCTTGATCATTAATGGCAGTTTTATCTTCCCATTTACACAACATGCTGAATACTTTGGAGAAGTGTTTGATTTTGAATTGCTTGCCCTTTCATTGTACCAAAAGATTGAATTACAATGTTCGCAAGTATAGTCTGGGTCGCTAAAGTCTAAATATTCAactgaaatggaaaaaaaattagtgttttGGTAGAGTATGGtgataaagaataaaaatattgtcgtttttgaaaattggaaCTCACCATTGTTTGGGTAAATGTTTGTTTCATTTTGGTCAACAACATCCTCAAAATCTGAAATTAAATTCCTTCCATGTGATATTGCTTGGGTGGTCGTTCTTTTGTTCATTGGTTGTTCATTATCAATTGTGACACAACTATTATCCTTTGAACCTAACGATAAAgaagaaatttaattaataagtttacgaataatttagagttaattccatttttggtcctagatttataggtagcgttccacttttagtcctcttttatcaaaacattcacatttggtcctagtattattgtggtgtgaccatttttggtcccccgtcaacaaaattgttgaaatgccgttaaatacaatggtttttcgatcatttttatacaaagtaagttgacctcgctatatttttatgtttatttttttgaaaaaatctgtaattgaagaccgaaatgcctttatatttaacgacatttcaacaattttgttgacgaaggaccaaaaatggtcatgccacaataatactaggactaaatgtggatgttttaataaaagaggactaaaagtgaaatgtcacctataaatctaggaccaaaaatggaattaactcaataatttatttatggatttgtatatacaattaaaattaaaaaattacccTCTATATTTTCGTCCATTTGAGGTGTCAAATTTAAGTCAAATGCTTGGACATGGCGCTTGTTTGGAGGTGATTTATCACGGACCGACATgactaatttattaataaaaaattaattaataaaaaattacaaatcatTGTTTATCTAAGTTTAAATTTTGCTTAGGTTATGTTTAGACAACATACTGTTTGAAATGTTGCTTAAAGGTAATGAATGTGTCATTTGTTCATTTGTTCTTCTCCGTATGGTCGACCGCACAAACGAATAATCTGTAAATAAAACAAAGGTTAGCTCTTATAGTAATGtgaattttgtaaataataatttgaaaacatAGTGTACTTACCATTAGTAACCACACTTAACGGTGTGGATAATGAATTTTGAAATACACCAAATACTTGCTGTTGAGTACTGTGATCcgaaaaattatatatgcatggcGTCCCAATATTTTCATTAGATGTCATTTGATCATTTTCtgttaaaaatacaaattaaaatgacGGTCAAAAAGCAACAAAATGTAATCAAATTCAGATAATATTCAGTTAAAGTATATCGATTATACTACAAAATTaaccattttttaattttaatattacattaatacaaaattacaattacgTTCAATTTATATAAAGTAGACAACAAAAGAATACTGAAATAcgtattattatgttttttctttaaCTAATACAGTAATATATACTACCGTATGtaaatagttatatatatacagtatatatataaacatatgtaaCTATACACCATCTTCTCCATTCATCTAGAAGCTTGGTCGACATCAGCTGACTACTATCCTACCATTTGAGCTTCATATCGGTCTTCTACCTAAGCTAGACATCAAAATTGTTTCTTGTCCTGGGTTTTTGATGGCCTGGGTTATTCGCCTGGGTTCTTGGTGTTTCTTTCATATTATTGCTTCAATAATACCAAACCACTTCGAAAGTGAACAACGATTTCTATATCTCAGTTTGATTCGAAAAGATTACTTTAAGTTGAAAtctattttatcaattttccGTGTTAGCATTCGATTCAAAGATGGGTGTTGCCTTAGGCGGCACTTTGAACTCAGATCTGGATTATACTTCACCTCCGAACTAAAAATTGAAGACAGATAAGTACTTTTTTTTATGTTCCTATATTTTGAGTTCACAGTCGGTATAATTGTAAGATATATGTGTATTATTTGTGTTGAACTGGATGATTTTGTTGTAATACAGTGTTGTTCTTGACGTTTCTTTTGCAGATAAGGTAGATTCAAGATGTgtatttcataattttgttatatggGACACAACTTAGTTCTACCGAAATGAGGCTAAGTTTATATCTATACACATATTCAGATTCAAAATCACAAATCTGTGtttattttgcaaaaaatgtttgatttaattatttcaGTTTACTGTGTTGAGTATGAGTTCAGATttaaattgcatgcattttttcAGATTATATTCAGAAAGGTTTATGACATAGATATAGACTAAACAGTAGTGTATACATAACTCCAAAATTGTAGGGATGAGGTATTTGGTGTAGAAATGTAGACAAAGAAGATGATAGTACATACCTTTGTTTTGCTGATGTCGTTGTCTCTTAGACCCAATAGTAACTGAAGTAGTAATCCTCTTCATGTCCAGTTCAGAGATTGTTTTGTAGGGATATTTGGCAGAGCACCTTCTGACAAAGTTATTTAATCCTTTTATACTTAGTAAATGGATGAAGAGTTGTGATTGATTTATTGAAGAATGTAATCAGTTTCTTGAAAACAGATGAAACAAAGCATTGAATATAGATAACTCATAAATGTGGAATGCAAAAAGTTTTATGGCTGCTAATAATGTTGCagtaatttgaaattataagtttttgaaatattttttttttatctcagTTTGGGGACTAATAGTTG of Ipomoea triloba cultivar NCNSP0323 chromosome 3, ASM357664v1 contains these proteins:
- the LOC116013198 gene encoding uncharacterized protein LOC116013198, which translates into the protein MGNSRLVSNILLFEELSYDCDVLKQEAKNLVSKLTDEQRVIYNTVLEDISCNLGGLFFVYGYGGTGKTFLWRALPSTLRAKRQIVLNVASSGIASLLLLGGRTAHSRFAIPIAINEDSTCNIKQGSHLAELLIKTSLIIWDEAPMMHKHCFEALDRTMRDLLRFVDPNSLSKTFGGKTVVLGGDFRQILPVVPKGTRQDIVSAAVNSSYLWNSCKVLKLTKNLRLNSVTHGVDKQKLEDFANWIADVGDGKTGGTNDGYAEVEIPKNMLLPSNGDHISTIVKSTFPMFVNGNSNHTFLEGRAILTPTLDVVNQVNEYMSALHTSESRTYFSCDNVCKADADNGILGDVHTPEFLNGIRVSGLPNHTLTLKIGSPVMLMRNIDHSIGLCNGTRLIITKLADRIIEAEIMTGANKGTKVLILRMSMSPSDPRLPFKFQRKQFPLMLSYAMTINKSQGQTLSHVGLLLKKSVFVHGQFYVAASRINNPDGLKILIVNDSRTSSTTTINVVYHEVFNNL
- the LOC116013199 gene encoding uncharacterized protein LOC116013199 produces the protein MNLHVEVVNDIKDVLDSYNVLVKSFRMAKSFIHSNPQGEIKMRLIGKRTTDARTYSLPNASEVAALIVGDLDPTMGERDILVESTSRVLKRISELNPSYLPLQYPILFPYGEDGFREDILFSRNVAANTFARKNVSQREYFAFRIHERLDEISTLIYARRLFEQFLVDAYTMIESSRLIYIRSNQKALRCEAYKGLSDALTRGEVEPSSQGKRIILPSSFTGRARYMIQNYQDAMAICRFVGYPNLFITFTFIYTIEFQKRGLPHAHILLFLERKQEFSNPSFMDSIISTEIPDKHRDMEYYQAVEEFMVHGPCGHAKRNSPCMVNNKFSKQFPKKKIINESQFDQDGYPLYRRRDDGRTVKKNGIELDNRYIVSHNRYLLLRFKAHCNVEWCNPSRSIKYLFKYVNKGNDRVTAEFYKTTVDDIGKELVDEINMHYDCRYISACEATWRLLNFEVQYRTPPVERLSFHLPDCQSVIFQDDDRIDHVLNRETVGQSMFNGWFIANTKYPEAKMLTYIEMPMKFVWKKDIHEWQPRKKGFLVGRIFYVPPASGEIYYLRCLLNIVRDPTSFKDIRTLNGVEYMTFRDACYAHGLLDDDREYIDAINEASYWSTTHSIRKLFVMLLTSSSIIRPKNVWNEVWKHLCEDVQHNQRRILQQPDLVLTDEEKRNMGLIELEKILELQNKSLKDFP